A section of the Drosophila sechellia strain sech25 chromosome 3L, ASM438219v1, whole genome shotgun sequence genome encodes:
- the LOC6610884 gene encoding uncharacterized protein LOC6610884: MQKPSHFAREDSHEHLPTSHTQNSHTVNMKRRTLSGSCGVGVFVFAFAFIVIAFATPSWLVSDYRITGAKLDRLGLWVHCFRSLPDVNDDSQRRFFVGCRWVYDPFTTGYDEIRGFLLPAFMIATQFFYTLAFIGMLVSAIGVLVFILCAGPDQKHFITLIKSLGYVLLGAGVSAAIAVIVFAGFGNRNGWMPEHANNWFGWSFILACVGTVLTLVASTLFLSEAHVQHKKRIQFKESQTRFELVRG, translated from the coding sequence ATGCAAAAACCATCCCACTTCGCACGCGAGGATTCCCACGAGCACCTGCCCACCAGTCACACCCAAAACAGCCACACAGTGAACATGAAGAGGCGCACACTATCCGGAAGTTGTGGCGTTGGCGTCTTCGTGTTCGCCTTTGCCTTCATCGTGATTGCATTTGCAACGCCCAGTTGGTTGGTCAGTGATTACCGCATCACGGGTGCCAAGCTGGATCGCCTGGGACTGTGGGTGCACTGCTTCCGGTCGCTGCCGGACGTGAACGACGACAGCCAGCGGAGGTTCTTCGTGGGCTGCCGTTGGGTGTATGACCCATTTACCACGGGCTACGATGAGATCCGTGGATTTCTGTTGCCCGCCTTCATGATAGCTACTCAGTTCTTCTACACTTTGGCCTTCATCGGGATGTTGGTCTCAGCCATCGGAGTACTGGTCTTCATCCTGTGCGCTGGTCCGGATCAAAAGCACTTTATTACGCTCATTAAATCTTTGGGATATGTGCTTCTCGGTGCTGGAGTAAGTGCGGCCATTGCAGTGATCGTATTCGCTGGATTTGGCAACCGGAATGGCTGGATGCCGGAGCATGCGAACAATTGGTTTGGCTGGTCCTTTATCCTGGCATGTGTGGGTACTGTGTTAACCCTGGTGGCGTCTACTTTGTTCCTCAGTGAAGCCCACGTGCAGCACAAGAAGAGAATTCAGTTCAAGGAATCTCAGACGCGATTTGAGCTGGTGCGCGGATAG